In the genome of Caulobacter flavus, the window ACACATCGCGCAGGGCCACGACAGGCGCGCGACAGCCGAAGTCGATCATGGTGCCGGCCCAGTCGAAGACGACGGCCTGGATGGAAGACGAGCTCATGCGGCGGCTCCTTGCTGGGGCAGGTCGTAAAGGCCGGCGATCACCTCCTCGGCCAGGCCGAAGGCGGTTGAGGCGCCGGTGCCGCTGGTCACGGTCACCAGGCGCACGCGCGGCATCGGGGCCTCCACAAGGCTGTGCCCCCGGGCGGAAGCGTAGGTGCCGGTCCAGCGCTCGAGCACCGGCGGCGGCGCCTGGCCGAACACCCGGGCGAACTCGTCGAGGATCAGGGCGTCGACGTCGTCTCGGGCGAACGGATCGGGCGTCGCGGCGTAGTGGTGGCTGTCGCCGACGACCAGCGAGCCATCGGCGCTCTGCACCACGATCAGGTGGACGCCGTGCGCCAGATGCTCGGCCTGTTCGGCCTGAAGTCGCGCGCGCAGCGCCTCCGCCTGCGGCAGGTCGGCGTAGCCGAGGTAGCGAACGAGGCCCAGGTCCGACATCACCGGCGCGGGCAGCCGCCACCCCGGATCGGCCAGGCGCAGCATCTGCAGCTTGCAGCGGGTAACTTCGGCGCGAGCGAAGTGTTCGGGAAACAGCGTGACGAGGTCGTCGCCGGGACAGACCACGATGCTATCGGCCGCCACGATCCCAGCGGTGGTCTCCAGCCGCCCGGTCTCGACGCCGCGCACGGCGCCCCCCCGCAGGAAGGTCACGTCATGAAAGGCTTCCAGCCATGCGGCGAGACGGGGGATGGCGGTGCGGGACT includes:
- a CDS encoding TIGR03364 family FAD-dependent oxidoreductase, encoding MEQQFDLAVVGAGVVGLAHALAAARLGKRVVVVDRDAQANGASVRNFGFVTVTGQARGEVWRRARRSAQVWNEVAGPAGIEVLQRGLTMVARRPEAKAVLEAFLDTEMAEGCAWRRAGDLADRLPGGGDVLGALTSDVDLRVESRTAIPRLAAWLEAFHDVTFLRGGAVRGVETGRLETTAGIVAADSIVVCPGDDLVTLFPEHFARAEVTRCKLQMLRLADPGWRLPAPVMSDLGLVRYLGYADLPQAEALRARLQAEQAEHLAHGVHLIVVQSADGSLVVGDSHHYAATPDPFARDDVDALILDEFARVFGQAPPPVLERWTGTYASARGHSLVEAPMPRVRLVTVTSGTGASTAFGLAEEVIAGLYDLPQQGAAA